A genome region from Tolypothrix sp. PCC 7712 includes the following:
- a CDS encoding PAS domain-containing protein: MKPVLPNSEAARLAALRQYQILDTEPEAAYDNLAKLAAFICGTSIALVNFIDENRQWFKAKLGLDVPQMPRNVGLSYLCVERRDFVVVPDTLADEKLANNPVVIAYPFVRFYAGVPLITPTGDVLGTLCVIDQEPRQLNQQQIEALQALGRQVIDQLELRRNLAELSRVSLEQQRVTAALERSQQELKDFVENANVGMHWVQADGTILWANQAELDLLGYTRSEYIGHSIAEFHVDPEAIADIMQRLSNNENLQNYEARMRCQDGSIRYVLIHSNVLWENGEFIHTRCFTRDITDRKQVEAALTESDRRLKIALQAAKLGSWEHNLLTGELSASKQCKANLGLDESAEFTYDTLLQAIHPNDRAYMQESVRQALANHSDYEAEYRNIWPDGSVHWILARGVGIYDGDGQPTRMIGVTLDLTARKQAEEALQASELRWQLALTGNNDGIWDWNVKTNEVFFSPRWKEMLGYTDQEIPHNLDEWSKRVHPEDLDWVLAAVHEHFDKKTPYYVTEHRIQCKDGNYKWILDRGQAVWDSNGEVVRMVGSHTDIDDRKQAEEQIKQQNQRSQLFSQIIVKIRDSLKIEEILQTTVTEVQKLLQSDRVLIFRLWPDGSGTVVQEAVLPGWPVVLGQKIIDHCFQQNYLERYRQGRVSTITDVDHANIRNCHREMLQKYGVKSNLVVPILSGEGIWGLLIAHQCSSPREWHSHELDLLQQLANQIGIALWQAQLLEQETRQRQELTRSNTELEQFAYIASHDLQEPLRMVTSYLQLLERRYKSQLDSRADEFINYAVDGAQRMQTLINDLLNYSRVSTRGQPFKLIDCQTVVEKAIANLEVAIKESNAVITCDPLPEIMADTTQLAQVFQNLIANAIKFHREEPPQIHIQAIQNTIKTAENPHLTPTGNEWLFSVRDNGIGVESQYAERIFVIFQRLHSRSKYPGTGIGLAICKKIIERHGGQIWMESKPSQGSIFYFTIPDQAGKQS; this comes from the coding sequence ATAAAGCCTGTGCTACCTAATAGCGAAGCCGCAAGACTTGCAGCCCTCCGCCAGTACCAAATTCTCGATACCGAACCAGAAGCAGCCTATGATAACTTGGCTAAGTTAGCAGCCTTTATTTGTGGTACTTCGATCGCTTTAGTCAATTTCATTGATGAAAACCGCCAATGGTTTAAGGCCAAACTAGGCTTAGATGTACCACAAATGCCTCGGAATGTAGGTTTATCCTATCTTTGCGTAGAGCGACGAGATTTTGTAGTTGTGCCGGATACATTAGCTGATGAAAAGTTAGCTAATAATCCGGTAGTCATTGCCTATCCCTTTGTCAGATTTTATGCAGGTGTGCCTTTGATTACTCCCACGGGAGATGTACTAGGAACTCTCTGCGTTATCGATCAAGAACCACGACAATTAAACCAACAACAAATAGAAGCACTGCAAGCTTTAGGTCGCCAGGTCATTGACCAATTAGAATTAAGACGGAATTTAGCAGAATTATCCCGTGTTTCCCTAGAACAGCAGCGAGTCACAGCCGCACTAGAACGAAGTCAGCAAGAACTGAAAGACTTTGTAGAAAATGCTAATGTCGGGATGCATTGGGTACAGGCTGATGGCACGATTCTCTGGGCAAATCAGGCAGAACTTGACCTTTTAGGCTACACTCGCTCAGAGTATATTGGACACTCGATCGCGGAGTTTCATGTTGACCCAGAAGCGATCGCGGATATTATGCAAAGGCTGAGTAACAATGAAAATTTACAAAATTACGAAGCCCGGATGCGCTGTCAGGATGGTTCGATTCGCTATGTTTTGATTCACTCTAATGTATTGTGGGAAAACGGTGAATTTATCCATACACGCTGTTTTACCAGAGATATTACTGATCGCAAACAAGTAGAAGCAGCTTTAACCGAAAGCGATCGCCGTCTGAAGATAGCATTGCAAGCTGCTAAACTTGGCTCTTGGGAGCATAATTTGCTCACAGGCGAGCTATCAGCCTCTAAGCAATGCAAGGCTAATTTGGGTCTGGATGAGTCAGCTGAGTTTACCTATGACACTTTACTACAAGCTATCCATCCCAACGATCGCGCTTATATGCAAGAGTCTGTCAGACAAGCTCTAGCAAATCACAGCGATTATGAGGCAGAATATCGCAATATTTGGCCAGATGGCAGCGTTCACTGGATACTAGCGCGAGGTGTGGGGATTTATGATGGTGATGGTCAACCGACGCGGATGATTGGGGTTACACTTGACTTGACTGCGCGCAAGCAAGCTGAGGAAGCATTACAGGCGAGTGAACTACGCTGGCAATTGGCCTTAACTGGCAACAATGATGGTATTTGGGATTGGAATGTCAAAACCAATGAAGTATTCTTTTCCCCACGTTGGAAAGAAATGCTGGGTTATACCGACCAAGAAATTCCTCATAATTTAGATGAATGGTCAAAACGAGTTCATCCTGAAGATTTAGATTGGGTATTAGCCGCCGTTCACGAACATTTTGACAAAAAAACGCCATATTATGTAACTGAGCATCGCATTCAGTGCAAAGATGGCAACTATAAGTGGATTTTAGATCGGGGGCAAGCAGTTTGGGATAGCAACGGAGAAGTCGTGCGAATGGTCGGTTCTCATACCGATATTGATGACCGCAAACAAGCAGAAGAACAAATCAAACAGCAAAATCAGCGATCGCAATTATTTTCGCAAATCATTGTCAAAATTCGTGACTCTCTCAAGATAGAAGAAATTCTGCAAACCACAGTTACAGAGGTGCAAAAACTCCTACAATCCGACCGAGTTTTAATTTTCCGGCTGTGGCCAGATGGTTCGGGAACGGTAGTGCAAGAAGCAGTGTTACCTGGTTGGCCTGTAGTGTTGGGGCAAAAAATTATTGACCACTGCTTTCAGCAAAATTACTTAGAAAGATATCGGCAAGGTAGAGTCAGCACAATTACAGATGTTGATCATGCTAATATCCGAAACTGCCATCGAGAAATGCTGCAAAAGTATGGTGTTAAATCTAACTTAGTAGTGCCAATTCTTAGTGGCGAGGGTATTTGGGGCTTGTTGATTGCTCATCAATGTAGTAGCCCCCGCGAGTGGCATAGTCATGAACTGGATTTATTACAGCAACTAGCTAACCAAATTGGTATTGCTTTGTGGCAAGCCCAACTGTTAGAACAAGAAACCCGCCAACGGCAAGAACTCACTCGTTCTAATACCGAGTTAGAACAGTTTGCTTACATTGCTTCCCATGACTTGCAAGAACCATTGCGGATGGTGACTAGTTACTTACAACTCTTAGAGCGCAGGTATAAAAGTCAGCTAGATAGCCGTGCAGATGAGTTTATTAACTACGCTGTTGATGGGGCGCAGCGGATGCAAACCTTAATTAATGATTTGTTGAACTATTCCCGCGTTAGCACTAGGGGACAACCCTTTAAATTAATAGATTGTCAGACTGTGGTGGAAAAAGCGATCGCCAATTTGGAAGTAGCAATCAAAGAAAGCAATGCTGTAATTACCTGCGATCCTCTGCCCGAAATTATGGCTGATACTACACAACTGGCACAAGTCTTTCAAAACCTGATTGCCAACGCTATCAAATTTCATCGGGAGGAACCACCCCAAATTCACATCCAAGCCATCCAAAACACCATCAAAACAGCCGAAAATCCCCATCTCACCCCCACAGGAAACGAATGGTTATTCTCAGTACGTGATAATGGAATTGGTGTAGAATCCCAGTATGCTGAACGAATTTTTGTCATCTTTCAGCGTTTGCATAGCAGAAGTAAGTACCCCGGTACTGGAATCGGGCTAGCTATTTGTAAGAAAATTATAGAACGCCACGGCGGTCAGATCTGGATGGAGTCAAAACCGAGTCAAGGCTCGATTTTTTACTTTACGATTCCAGATCAAGCAGGTAAGCAATCGTGA
- a CDS encoding YciI family protein — protein MPKYVLLGSYCEDVLEKRAPYRQAHLDGLAKQKESGVLITIGPTKDVTKVFGIYEADDEATVRQLIENDPYWQNGIWTEYSIQEWIQAI, from the coding sequence ATGCCCAAATATGTATTATTGGGAAGTTACTGCGAAGATGTTTTAGAAAAACGCGCCCCTTATCGTCAAGCCCATTTAGATGGTTTAGCCAAACAAAAAGAATCTGGTGTGCTGATTACAATCGGCCCTACCAAAGATGTCACCAAAGTTTTTGGTATTTATGAAGCCGATGACGAAGCCACCGTACGCCAGTTGATTGAAAATGACCCCTACTGGCAAAACGGTATTTGGACAGAATACTCTATTCAAGAGTGGATACAGGCGATTTGA
- a CDS encoding response regulator, producing the protein MPIEVLLVEDNPGDALLTRIALEDSKISVNLNVVEDGVEAMAFLRKQDKYADVPHPDIVLLDLNLPKKDGREVLAEIKGDAHLRRIPVVVLTTSQAEEDILKAYNLAANCYITKPVDFDQFVRIVRSIENFWFAVVKLPPE; encoded by the coding sequence ATGCCTATTGAGGTTTTGCTAGTAGAAGACAATCCTGGCGATGCGTTACTGACACGCATCGCTTTGGAGGATAGCAAAATCTCGGTGAACTTAAATGTTGTGGAGGATGGGGTAGAAGCAATGGCATTCTTGCGAAAACAAGATAAATATGCTGATGTCCCCCATCCCGATATTGTCTTACTTGATTTAAACCTGCCAAAAAAAGACGGGCGGGAGGTACTAGCAGAAATTAAAGGTGACGCACATCTCAGACGGATTCCTGTAGTTGTGCTGACAACCTCCCAAGCCGAAGAAGATATTCTTAAAGCCTATAACCTAGCTGCAAACTGTTACATAACTAAGCCAGTGGACTTCGATCAATTTGTGAGAATTGTTCGTTCTATAGAGAACTTTTGGTTTGCGGTTGTCAAATTGCCACCGGAGTAA